The Rhipicephalus microplus isolate Deutch F79 chromosome 4, USDA_Rmic, whole genome shotgun sequence sequence TACGGAACAGAACATGGGGCTGAATGGCGATCCCATGACTTTACCAGACGCGGTATCAATGGGTAGTACGGAACAGAACATGGGGCTGAATGGCGTTCCCATGACTTTACCAGACGCGGTATCAACAGACAGTACGGAACAGAACATGGGGCTGAATGGCGATCCCATGACTTTACCAGACGTGGTATCAACGGACAGTACGGAACAGAACATGGGGCTGAACGGCGATCCCATGACTTTACCAGACGCGGTATCAACGGACAGTACGGAACAGAACATGGGGATGAATGGCGAGCCCATGACTTTACCAGACGCGGTATCAACGGATAGTACGGAACAGAACATGGGGTTGATTGGCGAGCCCATCCCTCTACCAGACGTGGCCTCATTAGAGAGTGAGTATAGTTGCCTGTCCGGTCACTTCGATATTCCGCTTTCAGTTTGCTGCATGGAGCATTCTATTGCACTGTCGGAGCGTTCCGGTTTTACTAAAGCTACCTGCAATATCGGGAGCAGGATTTTACGATGCATTTTGTTTGTAGAGGCACTCGACTAGTGACAAGTGGCAGTTGCAAGGCCGTGAATCACGTACTTATGGAGCATGCGGTCACAGATGCCTAGGTTGGAGGAACCAACAGCACTGACATAGCTGTAGTAGGGTGAAGGTTCAAAGGAATTCAAGCCCCTCCTAAATTATTGAATTTTTCGTGTGTATACATACACACTTACGCACACAAGTCAGCAAAATCACCCATGAATCGACTCACTCTGACTCAGGTCGAGCCGTAAGTCAGAGTCTTGAGCTAGTCcaggtgagtaatgttttggtgagctTAAGTCCGTGTGAGCTCCGCATTTATGTGCCGACCTATAATCATATCTACTCGCCTATCACCAGTATTATCAGCCTTATATTGGCTTACGTTTGTGCGTAATTCGATGCACAAATATGTTAGCGCAGTAGTGTTCATGCGCCACCACACTGTTTACTGACCACAGGCCCACGCAAACTCATTCATGGGACGCTCTTGATATAAGTATCTCGTGTAAGTCGCATGCTTCATAAAAACGTCCTTCCTTGGTTTCAACCCCTGATAACTCATACTTGAAGCTACAAGATCGGAAGGCGTATCGTAGAGCACCGATTATGAGAGGTACTGGTTCTAAAGAACATTTACATCATGGATGGGAAAGCTAATCTTACGACAGTAAAATCACTCTAGTCTCAATGACGTCCACTCAGGCCCAGGTCAAGCCGCGACTCAgtgtctgagtgagtccagttcAGAAAGTTTGGCGAGTCTGAGTCTGCCTGAGTTCTGCTGAGCGAAAATTCAGTGAGTTTGAGTACGAGTGGCCTATCAGAGCAAGTTGTGTTGCTTGAGTGATCGTGAGTGAGTTCCAATTTTTTGCTGACCTATGCTTACTCATACAAACACGCGCACGCACATATATGAGTACTCCTGTGTCCGATATCGAAACAAagctttcatttttatttatttggagggGGGAGGAGGTGAATGAGTCCCACGAGCATCAATCTCTAGCATAAGCGTAACACCGTTCGAGCGGTAAAGTCAAGACGAAAAGGGCTCGCTAAAAAGCTGAAGCGATTGACAACGGTCAAATAAGGTATGCACGAGGCTAAAGACAGCCTGAATCATAGTGTGCTCGCAATGGTGTTCCTTGCAAGAGGCGTTTCAATCGATTTCTTGTGTGATAACACCAAAACCAGCTTCCCAGGGAAGAATAGTTTTCTTTGATAAAAACAAGCACCTCGGTCTTTTCTCTTCTACAGGTCAAATGGCTGAAGCCTTCCCGAGCCCCGACAGCGGTGCACCTAGCGACGTGGATTTTAGGTTTCAATGCCATTGTGGCGGTTCTTGCACCCGGTTCTGGCCTGTGCCCGATGGTGCCGTTGGTGTGGAGACCATTGGGCCGCCTTTGTTTTCGCCCCACGACCGGCGTCTTTTGTGCTGCTGCTATTGCATCTCGAAATTCAAAAAGAGGCGCCACCGGGAGACGCCAGAGGTCGTGAACTTGTGGCGGCTGGCAGGAATTTGCAGCTTCTGCTACGAGTTGTTCCACTCTGCAGAATTGCTGGACAACCACGTGGCCGCGGTGCACCGCCGGCCTCCCGACCAGGAGCGCGTCAGCGCGTCGTCACGACGGATTGCGGCCATCAGGATGAGGATATAGACAGACAATagaggaggtggggggggggggggagctgatTTGAGGGTGTAGGGAAAACGAGCAGCGGGAAAGTGCtggcaggcaggtaggcaggtaggtaggcaggcaggcaggcaggtaagcaggcaggcaggcaaggaCCGAGGAAGCACTCGTGTTTACCACTTCTCCGCTTCCTCAGTAATTTGTTGCCTGCAACTTTCGCACTTCTGTGCTTCGCGCTGCTCAGCATAACCATGAATGAGGATATAGGATTGTTCGTTCGCCGTATCTCAATCGACCTAGCCTTCTTCTGTAATGGCGGGGCACCGCCGATGGTGGTTGGCCTTAGCTCAAATTCGTTcccctttttttatttatatcttCTTGCTTTCTAGTACGTATACAGATAAAATGTTACGTCAAATTAGCGCTCTGCGTGGATTATAGCATAACGAAGGTGACGTGCTTTAGCGGTCTGGCAAACAAATAAAAACTATACGGCGAATAAATCCATAGTGATGCCATGTACTTTTTGGTGTCAGCAGTTTCTTGCTCTACCGGCAATAGTTTTCTCCGTGATCTTTTCATATTATCTAAATTTATGTTTGCGGCGTCAATGAACAAACAACCCCCACTCCTCCCACACACACactaagagagaaagagagagagagagagagacggacgGATGAAGAAATGGTGttcaattgccgttcttcgtccGCGCTTTTTTTGCGCAGTCTTTCCGtgcaacatcttttttttttaatctaatgAGTGCTCTTTACTTTGCTATCCGCAAAAGTAACGTCATTCAACGCAAACTCAACTTTCTAGGAGATGTATCAAGGGCAGGGGCGTAGCTAGAAATTTTTTGTGGGGGTGTGAGctcaaccatactttatgtacGTTCATGCTTGCTATTGTATGCACACAAGCGATCAAGACACCACCCGGTGTTTGTAGTGTTTTTACTTTTGTATCCTTCTGGGCCTGAATGTGGACAATGTTATCGTTTACTATATAGCCGGATTGCGAACACTAGCCAATGACATCCGCCATTTCGCGAGcactatacaccttttcacagaaaGGAAGAAATGCCACCATGAcgggctgcgcgcgggagtacaaaggctaaaggCACAACATCCACAGTGAAGTTTTGGTGGGTCACACCAATTCGCGCAGCCCGAAAAGGACTATATGGTTGCGCGCAGGGAGCCATTTTAGAAGAGGCCGATAGCTGCCCTCCATTATGCAGCACTAGCTCAACATTAGCCTAATAGTTTCCAGTAGTTCACACACACGGAAAAGCATTGTCAAACATGAACAATAGTTTAGTTGAAATAAGCAAGCAATAGTGAACAGGCACTACGCCCAGTGAAATGTCGCGAGTGTGACAAGTCGATATTGCTTCAGGTGGAAACCTTACATGCCTCACACGAGCGTTATCTTGAACGAAAAGCTAGCGTCGAGGTGGAATCGCTTGAAGTGAGCACGAAATATCGCGCCTCGCCGATCGAAGCGCATGATGTCAACTTCGTCTTTGTAGCGTTCGTGAGGCTGAAAGTGTTCGCTGGCTATATGGTGCTCGGTAAAATGGTCACACTGGGAGTCTTAGGCGAATGCAGCCTGTACGATTTTTAAGCGAGAGCCTTAGATGCATATAGTTTCATTAACCATAGCaaactgtggcgctgcgatcgttcagcgaccttgAGAACGGAAGGTAGTACTtaaaatttgcctagtcttcgtgcttgtgcTTCTCGAATGCACACGaggatttctttatttttgtgctttggttttgttttgaataaaaaacaaaccgttttgaactttgtgacgAAGCGCAACTGCTAAATCTttgatggcggcgaaaatgccgtaggaccgtgtgctcagatttgtgtgcacgttaaaaaccccatgtggtcaaaacttccagagcccaccactacggaGTCGCTCATATTCGTGTGGTGGTTTTGGCTCgttacatcaatcaatcaatcaatcaatcaatcaatcaatcaatcaatcaatcaataatcaatCAAGCGCTCAATCAATCACTCAGCTGCTAACCGTTTGCTCATTGGCTGTGTTCCAAATCTGGACAGCAACATGGACAGTCTGCACAAGAAGCTTAGAAGACAGCTTGGAGCCCACGTTTTCTGACAAATAGAACACGTCTAGAAGACGTCTTCGTGACGTAACGCCACCTcacgtcgagaagagaaagctaaaaaaaaacagatgcaaCTGTTATTTTTAACTTCTTTTGGCTTTGAATATACAAAAAAATTAAGCGGCCAGCTGTTACTATAGAAAATAGGCGAGAAAAAAcatatctgacaaaaaaaagctAGTTTGAAAAACCATTCCCGGTTTTGTACAGCTAAGACTTAGTTGAACAGCCTGGAAAAGTAACAGTGCCGCACTAAAAACCACCTGGCTTCCCACAGGATTTACTATTTAGCAATGGGATTCAATGTGTTTCtatcaaggaggtttaaaaaaagaattgctggagtggaagctcccgcaatgctttgccagcagtagtaAAGCCTGCTTTTGCCCTCCAgagatctcagaaacatgctgttttctgatggtgcccacttagacatcaagcggctttgatttgttagtctaaagGCTACGTTAACTATACTTTAAAGGATAGTGGTCTCCGAAGAAATAATGGTAAAAGACAAATACCAGCGGCTTAATCTCCCATGAAATTTTCCCTTATTTCGAggcttactaaaaaaaactagTTACACAAGGACGAACTTTGACCATTATCCGACCCTAAAAAGGTTGcctcgttaaactcgctgggcatgCGAGGAAAATGCTCCTTCTCAATCGCCAAAATCttaacagctcatcatgcccctagtaagatggttGCCATATCCAccatcttacggttggcacgACTTCACTCGTGATAAAGAATTTccgctccagcaattt is a genomic window containing:
- the LOC142813970 gene encoding uncharacterized protein LOC142813970 is translated as MGMNGEPMTLPDAVSTDSTEQNMGLIGEPIPLPDVASLESQMAEAFPSPDSGAPSDVDFRFQCHCGGSCTRFWPVPDGAVGVETIGPPLFSPHDRRLLCCCYCISKFKKRRHRETPEVVNLWRLAGICSFCYELFHSAELLDNHVAAVHRRPPDQERVSASSRRIAAIRMRI